The genome window ACCAAGCAATACCAGTCGCGATCGCACTCCAACAACTTTTCATATGCAAACCACTCCCAATCAGGTTTAACAGCCCCCAGATTGCCTCAATAATTGGTAATTATTCAACCTGCAATTCCATCTAATTTCCTATTGTCACCTAAATTTTCCCGAAAATCACCAGCCCGAAAAATAATCGCCCAAATCCCCAAAAAACTAGCAACTCTCGCAACACTCACAACTCCCCCAACTCTCACCACCAAAGATTTTTCTGAGGCGACTTGCTCTGCATCTACCCAAGATGACAGCAAATAAGGTAAAGTAAACGGCACAAGAGTCTAGAACTCTCCAAAGACCGCAACTCGGCAAACCCGCCCCTGACCGGCAAAACTGGTCGGTACAGGCGGCATTAACCGCAAACCGTCAACCCCTAACAAGCGAGAAAAATGCAAACCTACTACTACGTTTTAGCCAGCCAACGCTTTTTGCTAGAGGAAGAACCCCTAGATGAAGTGTTTAAAGAAAGAACTCGCAACTACAACGAACAAGAAAAACAAATAGACTTCTGGTTGGTCAAACAGCCCGCTTTCCTAGAAGCACCGACAATGGCAGAAGTTAAAGCAAAATGCCCTCAGCCATCAGCCGCTATTATTTCTACCGATCCTGTCTTCATCACCTGGTTGAAACTGCGATTAGAATATGTACTGACAGGTGAATTTCAAGCACCATCACCAACTATTCCCGATGCCCTTGCATCCCTACAGACAGCATGAATAAACTGGCCCAAAATCCGACAAAACAACTCACAGAAATTAGAAGTCAATTGTACAAATTTATTTTGTCTCTACCTCTATTTTCTGCTACTTCGATCGCCCTTTTAGTCTTGACAGTTTTATCGAGTTCTGTTAAAGCTCAGTCGAGCTGCCAACCGCCGCAGTCGGACGAATATCTACTGTTAATTGTCACCAGAACACCCGAACAGCAAGAAAGAGCAAAACGCTCTTTCCCTGGAAATACTAACAACACAGTTTGTCAATACATCAATGACACGGTGACGCGAGTTGGTGGCTTTCGCGACTCGCAAATCGCCAGCGATTGGGTTAAATACATCGAAGATGTTGTCGGATTGCAAGCTTACGTAGTACGATCGCCCGCAGCGGCACTACCCCAAAATTTGCCAGTCTACAACCC of Oscillatoria nigro-viridis PCC 7112 contains these proteins:
- a CDS encoding MgPME-cyclase complex family protein is translated as MQTYYYVLASQRFLLEEEPLDEVFKERTRNYNEQEKQIDFWLVKQPAFLEAPTMAEVKAKCPQPSAAIISTDPVFITWLKLRLEYVLTGEFQAPSPTIPDALASLQTA